The window ACTGAATGAAGTTTCACTTTAAAATGCGATATAACAGGCAAAATAAGTTATACTGTAAGGTAGATTGAAAGAAAAGGAGCATTTTTATATGCTAACATTTGAACAGAAACAAGCGGTAATAGAATCGTTTCCAGAACTAACGAAGAAGGAAATTTCAATGAAACGCGTAAATTATCATTTCAAGGATAGCCTTTACGAAAAGACGATTGTCGTGGAGAAACTTCATCCAAATGGCAACGGCTTTGTCTTTGTAGGGGATTTACTGCGTTATGAAAACGAGGCAAATGACAAGGGACTAGTGAATATTCGCGATTACGATGAGCAACAGCTTCGAGAAATTATTGAAGATGCCATTCAATATTTAGCGGAGGAGCAAGAAGCGGAAGAACCTATCGTTGAAATATGGCGCAATCGTGAGGGCGATAAATTAGAGCTGGCCTTTGAGCAACGTTCTTGGAATATTTATCATGGAGAAAATTTAGAGGAAGCCTTTGGCACATATGAATCAGCAAAGGAATATTTACTGGAAGAGGGCTTTCGTAAAAAGAACTGAGTTAGACGGGGGAAACTTTCTATGAATGGGAAAAAATTAGTGGGCATTGTTATTGTCGTTGTAATAGTTGCATGCTTATTTTCAGTATTTACGATTACTAATTTTTATAAAAACAATCAAGAGCAGCCAAATAGCGAAAATCGTGAAATTAATAAGTCAAAGAGCTTGAATTTAATCTTACCACAAGCTACAATTATCTCGAATTCAAGATAATCGAGAGGTGGTCTGTTTATGCAGCACGTTTTTCATAAAGGAACCGATGACACAAAACCAACCCTATTACTTTTACATGGTACAGGTGGTGACGAGCATAGCTTAATCGGCCTTGCAAAGGAAATTGATGAGACAGCGAATATATTAAGTGTTCGTGGGAATGTTTTGGAAAACGGCATGCCGCGCTTTTTCCGCCGTCTTGCAGAAGGCGTCTTCGATATAGAGGATTTAATCTTCCGTACACAAGAGTTACATGATTTTTTGACTGGGGCTGCAGAGCAATACGGCTTTGATCGTAAACGTATTGTAGCTATTGGTTATTCAAATGGTGCGAATATTGCAGCGAGCTTGCTATTCCATTATGAGGATGCATTAGCAGGTGCGATCTTACATCATCCTATGGTACCTAGACGAAATATCGAATTGCCAGTATTACCTTCGACTCCAGTGTTAATTGCTGCTGGTACGAATGATCCTATGTGTACAGCTCAAGAATCACAAGACTTGGATGCGCTTTTGTCTGCTGCCGGAGCCGACGTAATGACCAAGTGGTTTAATTACGGCCATCAACTAACAATGCCTGAGGTAGAGGCTGCAAGAGAATGGTATAAAATTAATTATACTGAAGCCTAGATTCGATGGTTCTACCGAATAATGCTAGAGGTTATTAAAAAACCGAGGACATCTGTAATAGACGTTCTCGGTTTTTTGTGTTTCTAATTTCGGGTATTATTTATTTTTTTTAGCAAAGGGTAGCCACCAGTTCCAATCGCCAAACAGTTTCATGAGACTTGGGACAAGCATAAGGCGAATGATTGTTGCATCAAGGGCAACTGCGACCGCAATGCCGACCCCGATTTGCTTCACCGGCATTACATCTGTGAAAGCAAATGCTCCTGTAATAACAATCATGATGAGTGCAGCAGAAGTAATAATACGGCTAGTAGATGTCAGCCCATCTATTGTTGCACGTGTATTATCTGAACCTTTTAGGTATTCCTCTTGAATACGTGATATTAAGAAGACTTCATAGTCCATACTCAGGCCAAACACAAGACAGAATACGATGACTGGAATAATAAGAACGATCGAACCAGCTTCGATTCCGAAATGACCATATTGGAAAATATACACGAGAATCCCAAATGC of the Lysinibacillus fusiformis genome contains:
- a CDS encoding alpha/beta hydrolase, coding for MQHVFHKGTDDTKPTLLLLHGTGGDEHSLIGLAKEIDETANILSVRGNVLENGMPRFFRRLAEGVFDIEDLIFRTQELHDFLTGAAEQYGFDRKRIVAIGYSNGANIAASLLFHYEDALAGAILHHPMVPRRNIELPVLPSTPVLIAAGTNDPMCTAQESQDLDALLSAAGADVMTKWFNYGHQLTMPEVEAAREWYKINYTEA